A part of Liolophura sinensis isolate JHLJ2023 chromosome 1, CUHK_Ljap_v2, whole genome shotgun sequence genomic DNA contains:
- the LOC135481587 gene encoding latent-transforming growth factor beta-binding protein 4-like isoform X1, whose product MSLWRYLLVISFCMVRSKTGAVESVYEGCYGIDLLISKVPIYTPSQSCWEQCRKKGTQQVLVYGVRWCGCHSNGMMGPGSVDCELGCTFLPNTDCVCFHGHSHDYDRSVQLLVHKHIAKLPPTKAYRGYNCINMPAHEQTDIDPVPAQERAHKCVTGKCRHENRQYGAYMMGYKCGCKKSLDPLDDGFLPVTKDCMDRMVCMELPESVCLCGNTKLDSVSSSASGEYRPLLVSDRFQCYLMKEGEEEAEVKRIVEYEIIRKNRAKPSECLDICIKEEYRFAGVSRGGVCACQNHIGHKKLSDDDCFSPCLSGRIGCGGPYAASVYSFKGHIELNECRGNTHDCDHVSTNCVNTANSYRCECRVGFRHQNRTHCLDVDECRQNNHECDYRSTYCVNTIGGFLCECNAGYERFDRTHCEDIDECSNHQNDCGEYTKCINTIGSFRCDCVPGFNMIRGDCKDVDECADNMNDCERTSTFCKNTIGGFVCECRVGYQPLDRIRCKDIDECYSDTSEVNCGIRQRCRNSIGSYICVCVPGYQRAGDRCRDIDECLLHTDDCDHVSSECVNTAGSFHCVCKTGYQRLDRTRCVDIDECQIHRDMCVRCTNTMGSYMCDCHPGYQLSTQGCIDIDECHQNDHACSVNSDCQNNEGSYICNCKPGYTNAEGSETKCVDVDECLHSSMNGCHDTHSSCENTDGSYNCPCDHGFMGDGRSKCTDIDECHDGHVDCAEHAKCTNLIGSYTCDCKPGYSGNGKICGEVITLEDLETLLDDKPNELDTEPNADLPAVNEMSYSKPTFQQAKPDRTELELLFGDIKEPPSENDETNSYADVSAVDDGMTLEDMLRSLETSLPKVSHSETDAEDDTSDQNQDQILDEIVDHQEALVGVTKFKNIATEQPRASGHIGIHTDQSSSDIVQHIDDVPSRSLPEDLLSKHQDQSDVDDIQVEPTDMDPDSGQHHHP is encoded by the exons ATGAGTCTCTGGAGATATCTGCTGGTGATATCATTCTGCATGGTTAGATCCAAGACGGGGGCTGTTGAAAGCG tgtaCGAAGGCTGTTATGGTATTGATCTTCTTATCTCCAAAGTGCCAATATACACGCCAAGCCAGTCGTGTTGGGAGCAGTGTCGGAAGAAAGGCACACAGCAAGTGCTTGTATACGGAGT GCGATGGTGTGGCTGCCACTCTAATGGTATGATGGGACCAGGTTCTGTCGATTGTGAACTTGGATGTACCTTTTTACCTAACACAGACTGTGTCTGTTTCCACGGGCATAGCCATGACTATGACAGATCTGTTCAACTCTTGGTTCATAAACATATCGCCAAGCTGCCTCCAACAAAAGCCTACAGAG GATACAACTGTATAAATATGCCAGCGCATGAACAGACTGATATCGACCCCGTCCCAGCCCAAGAAAGAGCCCACAAATGTGTGACAGGCAAATGTCGACATGAAAACAGACAGTATGGAGCCTATATGATGGG GTATAAATGTGGCTGTAAAAAGTCTCTTGATCCTTTGGACGATGGATTTCTGCCAGTCACTAAAGATTGTATGGACAGAATGGTATGTATGGAGCTACCAGAGTCAGTTTGCCTGTGTGGAAACACGAAGTTGGATTCTGTATCATCCTCAGCATCAGGAGAGTACCGACCATTGTTAGTTTCAG ACAGATTCCAGTGTTACCTAATGAAGGAGGGGGAAGAAGAAGCAGAAGTGAAAAGAATTGTGGAGTATGAGATTATCCGCAAAAACAGAGCGAAACCATCGGAGTGTCTGGACATTTGCATTAAAGAGGAGTACAGATTTGCCGGAGTTAGCAGAGG AGGAGTGTGTGCCTGTCAGAACCACATAGGCCATAAGAAACTGTCGGATGACGACTGTTTCTCCCCTTGCCTATCTGGGCGCATTGGCTGCGGTGGGCCTTATGCCGCATCAGTCTACTCATTTAAAGGTCACATAG AACTTAACGAATGTAGAGGAAACACGCATGATTGCGACCATGTGTCGACTAACTGTGTGAACACGGCTAACAGCTACAGGTGTGAGTGCCGTGTGGGCTTCAGGCACCAGAACAGAACGCATTGTCTGG ATGTGGATGAGTGTCGACAGAACAACCACGAATGTGACTATCGCTCCACCTACTGTGTTAATACAATCGGAGGGTTTCTTTGTGAATGTAATGCAGGCTATGAGAGATTTGACAGAACTCATTGCGAAG ACATTGATGAATGTAGCAACCACCAGAATGATTGTGGAGAATACACGAAGTGTATTAATACCATTGGAAGCTTTAGATGCGACTGTGTGCCAGGATTTAACATGATCAGAGGAGACTGCAAAG ATGTGGACGAGTGTGCTGATAACATGAACGATTGTGAGCGTACGTCAACCTTCTGCAAGAACACTATCGGGGGGTTTGTGTGCGAGTGTAGAGTGGGCTACCAACCACTGGACAGGATACGCTGTAAAG ATATCGATGAATGTTACAGTGACACCTCCGAGGTTAACTGTGGAATCAGGCAGAGATGCAGGAACAGTATAGGCagctatatatgtgtgtgtgttcctGGATATCAACGGGCTGGTGACCGCTGCCGAG ATATTGATGAGTGTTTACTGCACACGGATGACTGTGACCATGTCTCGTCGGAGTGTGTTAATACAGCGGGAAGTTTCCATTGTGTCTGTAAGACAGGCTACCAGAGGCTTGACCGTACAAGATGTGTCG ATATCGATGAATGTCAGATTCACCGGGATATGTGTGTACGATGTACCAATACGATGGGAAGTTATATGTGCGACTGTCATCCAGGATATCAGTTGTCCACACAGGGCTGCATTG ACATCGACGAATGTCACCAAAATGACCACGCCTGTTCTGTTAACAGTGATTGTCAAAACAACGAAGGCAGCTACATCTGTAACTGTAAACCAGGCTACACCAATGCGGAGGGCAGTGAAACCAAATGTGTTG ATGTTGACGAGTGCTTGCACTCGTCGATGAACGGCTGTCATGACACTCACAGCAGCTGTGAGAACACAGATGGCTCTTACAACTGCCCATGTGACCATGGCTTCATGGGGGATGGGAGAAGCAAATGCACAG ATATTGACGAGTGCCACGATGGGCATGTGGATTGTGCTGAGCACGCTAAGTGTACCAACCTTATAGGCTCTTACACCTGTGACTGTAAACCTGGGTATTCTGGTAATGGCAAGATTTGCGGAG AGGTAATAACGCTGGAGGATTTAGAGACCTTGTTGGATGACAAGCCAAATGAACTTGATAcag AGCCAAACGCTGATTTGCCAGCTGTGAATGAGATGAGTTATTCCAAGCCAACGTTTCAGCAAG cCAAACCTGACCGCACCGAGCTTGAACTACTCTTTGGTGATATCAAAGAACCACCCA GTGAAAATGATGAGACAAACAGTTACGCGGACGTGTCAGCTGTAGATG ACGGTATGACCTTGGAGGACATGTTAAGGAGCCTGGAAACATCTCTGCCTAAGGTTAGCCATTCTGAGACTGACGCAGAGGACGATACCTCAGACCAGAATCAGGACCAGATACTGGATGAGATTGTAGACCACCAGGAAGCCTTAGTAGGAGTgacaaagtttaaaaatataGCCACGGAACAGCCACGCGCATCAGGACATATTGGAATACATACTGACCAATCGTCAAGCGATATTGTCCAGCACATAGACGATGTACCGAGTCGGTCTCTTCCTGAAGACTTGTTATCAAAACATCAAG ATCAGAGTGACGTTGATGATATCCAGGTTGAACCCACTGACATGGACCCAGATTCTGGACAGCATCATCATCCATGA
- the LOC135481587 gene encoding latent-transforming growth factor beta-binding protein 4-like isoform X2 → MSLWRYLLVISFCMVRSKTGAVESVYEGCYGIDLLISKVPIYTPSQSCWEQCRKKGTQQVLVYGVRWCGCHSNGMMGPGSVDCELGCTFLPNTDCVCFHGHSHDYDRSVQLLVHKHIAKLPPTKAYRGYNCINMPAHEQTDIDPVPAQERAHKCVTGKCRHENRQYGAYMMGYKCGCKKSLDPLDDGFLPVTKDCMDRMVCMELPESVCLCGNTKLDSVSSSASGEYRPLLVSDRFQCYLMKEGEEEAEVKRIVEYEIIRKNRAKPSECLDICIKEEYRFAGVSRGGVCACQNHIGHKKLSDDDCFSPCLSGRIGCGGPYAASVYSFKGHIELNECRGNTHDCDHVSTNCVNTANSYRCECRVGFRHQNRTHCLDVDECRQNNHECDYRSTYCVNTIGGFLCECNAGYERFDRTHCEDIDECSNHQNDCGEYTKCINTIGSFRCDCVPGFNMIRGDCKDVDECADNMNDCERTSTFCKNTIGGFVCECRVGYQPLDRIRCKDIDECYSDTSEVNCGIRQRCRNSIGSYICVCVPGYQRAGDRCRDIDECLLHTDDCDHVSSECVNTAGSFHCVCKTGYQRLDRTRCVDIDECQIHRDMCVRCTNTMGSYMCDCHPGYQLSTQGCIDIDECHQNDHACSVNSDCQNNEGSYICNCKPGYTNAEGSETKCVDVDECLHSSMNGCHDTHSSCENTDGSYNCPCDHGFMGDGRSKCTDIDECHDGHVDCAEHAKCTNLIGSYTCDCKPGYSGNGKICGEVITLEDLETLLDDKPNELDTEPNADLPAVNEMSYSKPTFQQAKPDRTELELLFGDIKEPPNGMTLEDMLRSLETSLPKVSHSETDAEDDTSDQNQDQILDEIVDHQEALVGVTKFKNIATEQPRASGHIGIHTDQSSSDIVQHIDDVPSRSLPEDLLSKHQDQSDVDDIQVEPTDMDPDSGQHHHP, encoded by the exons ATGAGTCTCTGGAGATATCTGCTGGTGATATCATTCTGCATGGTTAGATCCAAGACGGGGGCTGTTGAAAGCG tgtaCGAAGGCTGTTATGGTATTGATCTTCTTATCTCCAAAGTGCCAATATACACGCCAAGCCAGTCGTGTTGGGAGCAGTGTCGGAAGAAAGGCACACAGCAAGTGCTTGTATACGGAGT GCGATGGTGTGGCTGCCACTCTAATGGTATGATGGGACCAGGTTCTGTCGATTGTGAACTTGGATGTACCTTTTTACCTAACACAGACTGTGTCTGTTTCCACGGGCATAGCCATGACTATGACAGATCTGTTCAACTCTTGGTTCATAAACATATCGCCAAGCTGCCTCCAACAAAAGCCTACAGAG GATACAACTGTATAAATATGCCAGCGCATGAACAGACTGATATCGACCCCGTCCCAGCCCAAGAAAGAGCCCACAAATGTGTGACAGGCAAATGTCGACATGAAAACAGACAGTATGGAGCCTATATGATGGG GTATAAATGTGGCTGTAAAAAGTCTCTTGATCCTTTGGACGATGGATTTCTGCCAGTCACTAAAGATTGTATGGACAGAATGGTATGTATGGAGCTACCAGAGTCAGTTTGCCTGTGTGGAAACACGAAGTTGGATTCTGTATCATCCTCAGCATCAGGAGAGTACCGACCATTGTTAGTTTCAG ACAGATTCCAGTGTTACCTAATGAAGGAGGGGGAAGAAGAAGCAGAAGTGAAAAGAATTGTGGAGTATGAGATTATCCGCAAAAACAGAGCGAAACCATCGGAGTGTCTGGACATTTGCATTAAAGAGGAGTACAGATTTGCCGGAGTTAGCAGAGG AGGAGTGTGTGCCTGTCAGAACCACATAGGCCATAAGAAACTGTCGGATGACGACTGTTTCTCCCCTTGCCTATCTGGGCGCATTGGCTGCGGTGGGCCTTATGCCGCATCAGTCTACTCATTTAAAGGTCACATAG AACTTAACGAATGTAGAGGAAACACGCATGATTGCGACCATGTGTCGACTAACTGTGTGAACACGGCTAACAGCTACAGGTGTGAGTGCCGTGTGGGCTTCAGGCACCAGAACAGAACGCATTGTCTGG ATGTGGATGAGTGTCGACAGAACAACCACGAATGTGACTATCGCTCCACCTACTGTGTTAATACAATCGGAGGGTTTCTTTGTGAATGTAATGCAGGCTATGAGAGATTTGACAGAACTCATTGCGAAG ACATTGATGAATGTAGCAACCACCAGAATGATTGTGGAGAATACACGAAGTGTATTAATACCATTGGAAGCTTTAGATGCGACTGTGTGCCAGGATTTAACATGATCAGAGGAGACTGCAAAG ATGTGGACGAGTGTGCTGATAACATGAACGATTGTGAGCGTACGTCAACCTTCTGCAAGAACACTATCGGGGGGTTTGTGTGCGAGTGTAGAGTGGGCTACCAACCACTGGACAGGATACGCTGTAAAG ATATCGATGAATGTTACAGTGACACCTCCGAGGTTAACTGTGGAATCAGGCAGAGATGCAGGAACAGTATAGGCagctatatatgtgtgtgtgttcctGGATATCAACGGGCTGGTGACCGCTGCCGAG ATATTGATGAGTGTTTACTGCACACGGATGACTGTGACCATGTCTCGTCGGAGTGTGTTAATACAGCGGGAAGTTTCCATTGTGTCTGTAAGACAGGCTACCAGAGGCTTGACCGTACAAGATGTGTCG ATATCGATGAATGTCAGATTCACCGGGATATGTGTGTACGATGTACCAATACGATGGGAAGTTATATGTGCGACTGTCATCCAGGATATCAGTTGTCCACACAGGGCTGCATTG ACATCGACGAATGTCACCAAAATGACCACGCCTGTTCTGTTAACAGTGATTGTCAAAACAACGAAGGCAGCTACATCTGTAACTGTAAACCAGGCTACACCAATGCGGAGGGCAGTGAAACCAAATGTGTTG ATGTTGACGAGTGCTTGCACTCGTCGATGAACGGCTGTCATGACACTCACAGCAGCTGTGAGAACACAGATGGCTCTTACAACTGCCCATGTGACCATGGCTTCATGGGGGATGGGAGAAGCAAATGCACAG ATATTGACGAGTGCCACGATGGGCATGTGGATTGTGCTGAGCACGCTAAGTGTACCAACCTTATAGGCTCTTACACCTGTGACTGTAAACCTGGGTATTCTGGTAATGGCAAGATTTGCGGAG AGGTAATAACGCTGGAGGATTTAGAGACCTTGTTGGATGACAAGCCAAATGAACTTGATAcag AGCCAAACGCTGATTTGCCAGCTGTGAATGAGATGAGTTATTCCAAGCCAACGTTTCAGCAAG cCAAACCTGACCGCACCGAGCTTGAACTACTCTTTGGTGATATCAAAGAACCACCCA ACGGTATGACCTTGGAGGACATGTTAAGGAGCCTGGAAACATCTCTGCCTAAGGTTAGCCATTCTGAGACTGACGCAGAGGACGATACCTCAGACCAGAATCAGGACCAGATACTGGATGAGATTGTAGACCACCAGGAAGCCTTAGTAGGAGTgacaaagtttaaaaatataGCCACGGAACAGCCACGCGCATCAGGACATATTGGAATACATACTGACCAATCGTCAAGCGATATTGTCCAGCACATAGACGATGTACCGAGTCGGTCTCTTCCTGAAGACTTGTTATCAAAACATCAAG ATCAGAGTGACGTTGATGATATCCAGGTTGAACCCACTGACATGGACCCAGATTCTGGACAGCATCATCATCCATGA
- the LOC135481587 gene encoding latent-transforming growth factor beta-binding protein 4-like isoform X3: protein MSLWRYLLVISFCMVRSKTGAVESVYEGCYGIDLLISKVPIYTPSQSCWEQCRKKGTQQVLVYGVRWCGCHSNGMMGPGSVDCELGCTFLPNTDCVCFHGHSHDYDRSVQLLVHKHIAKLPPTKAYRGYNCINMPAHEQTDIDPVPAQERAHKCVTGKCRHENRQYGAYMMGYKCGCKKSLDPLDDGFLPVTKDCMDRMVCMELPESVCLCGNTKLDSVSSSASGEYRPLLVSDRFQCYLMKEGEEEAEVKRIVEYEIIRKNRAKPSECLDICIKEEYRFAGVSRGGVCACQNHIGHKKLSDDDCFSPCLSGRIGCGGPYAASVYSFKGHIELNECRGNTHDCDHVSTNCVNTANSYRCECRVGFRHQNRTHCLDVDECRQNNHECDYRSTYCVNTIGGFLCECNAGYERFDRTHCEDIDECSNHQNDCGEYTKCINTIGSFRCDCVPGFNMIRGDCKDVDECADNMNDCERTSTFCKNTIGGFVCECRVGYQPLDRIRCKDIDECYSDTSEVNCGIRQRCRNSIGSYICVCVPGYQRAGDRCRDIDECLLHTDDCDHVSSECVNTAGSFHCVCKTGYQRLDRTRCVDIDECQIHRDMCVRCTNTMGSYMCDCHPGYQLSTQGCIDIDECHQNDHACSVNSDCQNNEGSYICNCKPGYTNAEGSETKCVDVDECLHSSMNGCHDTHSSCENTDGSYNCPCDHGFMGDGRSKCTDIDECHDGHVDCAEHAKCTNLIGSYTCDCKPGYSGNGKICGEVITLEDLETLLDDKPNELDTAKPDRTELELLFGDIKEPPSENDETNSYADVSAVDDGMTLEDMLRSLETSLPKVSHSETDAEDDTSDQNQDQILDEIVDHQEALVGVTKFKNIATEQPRASGHIGIHTDQSSSDIVQHIDDVPSRSLPEDLLSKHQDQSDVDDIQVEPTDMDPDSGQHHHP, encoded by the exons ATGAGTCTCTGGAGATATCTGCTGGTGATATCATTCTGCATGGTTAGATCCAAGACGGGGGCTGTTGAAAGCG tgtaCGAAGGCTGTTATGGTATTGATCTTCTTATCTCCAAAGTGCCAATATACACGCCAAGCCAGTCGTGTTGGGAGCAGTGTCGGAAGAAAGGCACACAGCAAGTGCTTGTATACGGAGT GCGATGGTGTGGCTGCCACTCTAATGGTATGATGGGACCAGGTTCTGTCGATTGTGAACTTGGATGTACCTTTTTACCTAACACAGACTGTGTCTGTTTCCACGGGCATAGCCATGACTATGACAGATCTGTTCAACTCTTGGTTCATAAACATATCGCCAAGCTGCCTCCAACAAAAGCCTACAGAG GATACAACTGTATAAATATGCCAGCGCATGAACAGACTGATATCGACCCCGTCCCAGCCCAAGAAAGAGCCCACAAATGTGTGACAGGCAAATGTCGACATGAAAACAGACAGTATGGAGCCTATATGATGGG GTATAAATGTGGCTGTAAAAAGTCTCTTGATCCTTTGGACGATGGATTTCTGCCAGTCACTAAAGATTGTATGGACAGAATGGTATGTATGGAGCTACCAGAGTCAGTTTGCCTGTGTGGAAACACGAAGTTGGATTCTGTATCATCCTCAGCATCAGGAGAGTACCGACCATTGTTAGTTTCAG ACAGATTCCAGTGTTACCTAATGAAGGAGGGGGAAGAAGAAGCAGAAGTGAAAAGAATTGTGGAGTATGAGATTATCCGCAAAAACAGAGCGAAACCATCGGAGTGTCTGGACATTTGCATTAAAGAGGAGTACAGATTTGCCGGAGTTAGCAGAGG AGGAGTGTGTGCCTGTCAGAACCACATAGGCCATAAGAAACTGTCGGATGACGACTGTTTCTCCCCTTGCCTATCTGGGCGCATTGGCTGCGGTGGGCCTTATGCCGCATCAGTCTACTCATTTAAAGGTCACATAG AACTTAACGAATGTAGAGGAAACACGCATGATTGCGACCATGTGTCGACTAACTGTGTGAACACGGCTAACAGCTACAGGTGTGAGTGCCGTGTGGGCTTCAGGCACCAGAACAGAACGCATTGTCTGG ATGTGGATGAGTGTCGACAGAACAACCACGAATGTGACTATCGCTCCACCTACTGTGTTAATACAATCGGAGGGTTTCTTTGTGAATGTAATGCAGGCTATGAGAGATTTGACAGAACTCATTGCGAAG ACATTGATGAATGTAGCAACCACCAGAATGATTGTGGAGAATACACGAAGTGTATTAATACCATTGGAAGCTTTAGATGCGACTGTGTGCCAGGATTTAACATGATCAGAGGAGACTGCAAAG ATGTGGACGAGTGTGCTGATAACATGAACGATTGTGAGCGTACGTCAACCTTCTGCAAGAACACTATCGGGGGGTTTGTGTGCGAGTGTAGAGTGGGCTACCAACCACTGGACAGGATACGCTGTAAAG ATATCGATGAATGTTACAGTGACACCTCCGAGGTTAACTGTGGAATCAGGCAGAGATGCAGGAACAGTATAGGCagctatatatgtgtgtgtgttcctGGATATCAACGGGCTGGTGACCGCTGCCGAG ATATTGATGAGTGTTTACTGCACACGGATGACTGTGACCATGTCTCGTCGGAGTGTGTTAATACAGCGGGAAGTTTCCATTGTGTCTGTAAGACAGGCTACCAGAGGCTTGACCGTACAAGATGTGTCG ATATCGATGAATGTCAGATTCACCGGGATATGTGTGTACGATGTACCAATACGATGGGAAGTTATATGTGCGACTGTCATCCAGGATATCAGTTGTCCACACAGGGCTGCATTG ACATCGACGAATGTCACCAAAATGACCACGCCTGTTCTGTTAACAGTGATTGTCAAAACAACGAAGGCAGCTACATCTGTAACTGTAAACCAGGCTACACCAATGCGGAGGGCAGTGAAACCAAATGTGTTG ATGTTGACGAGTGCTTGCACTCGTCGATGAACGGCTGTCATGACACTCACAGCAGCTGTGAGAACACAGATGGCTCTTACAACTGCCCATGTGACCATGGCTTCATGGGGGATGGGAGAAGCAAATGCACAG ATATTGACGAGTGCCACGATGGGCATGTGGATTGTGCTGAGCACGCTAAGTGTACCAACCTTATAGGCTCTTACACCTGTGACTGTAAACCTGGGTATTCTGGTAATGGCAAGATTTGCGGAG AGGTAATAACGCTGGAGGATTTAGAGACCTTGTTGGATGACAAGCCAAATGAACTTGATAcag cCAAACCTGACCGCACCGAGCTTGAACTACTCTTTGGTGATATCAAAGAACCACCCA GTGAAAATGATGAGACAAACAGTTACGCGGACGTGTCAGCTGTAGATG ACGGTATGACCTTGGAGGACATGTTAAGGAGCCTGGAAACATCTCTGCCTAAGGTTAGCCATTCTGAGACTGACGCAGAGGACGATACCTCAGACCAGAATCAGGACCAGATACTGGATGAGATTGTAGACCACCAGGAAGCCTTAGTAGGAGTgacaaagtttaaaaatataGCCACGGAACAGCCACGCGCATCAGGACATATTGGAATACATACTGACCAATCGTCAAGCGATATTGTCCAGCACATAGACGATGTACCGAGTCGGTCTCTTCCTGAAGACTTGTTATCAAAACATCAAG ATCAGAGTGACGTTGATGATATCCAGGTTGAACCCACTGACATGGACCCAGATTCTGGACAGCATCATCATCCATGA